From Acipenser ruthenus chromosome 23, fAciRut3.2 maternal haplotype, whole genome shotgun sequence, the proteins below share one genomic window:
- the LOC131699738 gene encoding uncharacterized protein LOC131699738 isoform X2: MKPSRGLDTSYKPPERSKRGYSLTAGTGATSGCGKTTPMCRSGQRMMMLPPCLLVACLLLGFGRAALSWTGETPLLQPGNATPNLDSFHTNSPSEDDDGGETASTGPALKPEDPGLICYEDRMTLKLPGTGVKALRVRVKNRLLPVASLAGFCKYSVTFSGGYSLFTTSFKGCNVKIQEINGISSFVLTVFFARTGGAGLVMRCPQSTPKSLPSAACGVTTVTFELPEGPLEEVTIIDRSGLEMLIKDAPDECAFYLMKGDGMNVLTISYYAKDEGCPLQTQNNTLVFHVTYKDAEGRPGSIEQGCLPFEPPAVCGPSSMSTDLPEGPLDQVFILDGKNNLVAVKANGSCGYGLVQGIGKNYFMAPYDACDVLKQNIDGHVHYSLSVSFSDVNEVTRLRHMKCRVLAKREILPPPSLPPHPAGVSVSCSEGCMTVLLPAGPLDLVKVKDDSNNLVGVQSAPSACGYTLEEKDGKTVFTVSYTACHVKTLNNWYVLTVLFTPYSSRQREVTVSSCPVPPNPIPQEVCTADEQFVFAVYRKSFNPEVNPASLALAGDQSCLPVLCTPDYAIFKFPVTGCGTRTFVVGETRVYLAEVQSLIQRRQWTYGLVTSDSPFSLLVECRYSKGNVASTGFLVKTPTDLRPAPHLGVFQVQLQIAKDGTFSQFYPSSSLPVSLLLGSRVYLELRLINPTDPSLVLLVHYCIAYPRSSSAVWVLLYQGCPNVLDYGSSASLHVDGQPPHSKLRRRFSLRTFQFLSSGLALDEEISFMCSTEVCSPDQRRCNEGCFDGRDTPISVDPSMRLRCAGNPCPGRVMLEGA; encoded by the exons ATGAAGCCCTCGCGCGGTCTCGACACCTCTTATAAACCCCCAGAGCGCAGTAAGCGAGGATACAGCCTGACTGCAGGGACTGGAGCGACAAGTGGCTGCGGGAAAACAACACCAATGTGTCGGAGCGGGCAGAGGATGATGATGCTGCCGCCTTGCTTACTTGTGGCGTGCTTGCTGCTTGGATTCGGCCGGGCCGCCTTGTCTTGGACCGGGGAgaccccgctgctgcagcctgggAATGCGACTCCCAACCTCG ACTCCTTCCACACTAACAGCCCAAGCGAGGATGATGACGGCGGCGAGACAGCCTCCACCGGCCCGGCTCTTAAACCGGAGGATCCCGGATTAATCTGCTACGAGGATAGAATGACACTCAAGCTACCCGGCACTGGCGTGAAGGCGCTCCGTGTGCGAG TGAAGAATCGCCTCCTTCCAGTGGCGAGCCTGGCCGGGTTTTGCAAGTACAGCGTGACGTTTAGTGGGGGCTACAGCTTGTTCACGACGTCATTCAAGGGCTGCAACGTGAAGATACAG GAAATCAACGGGATCTCCTCCTTTGTGCTCACCGTGTTCTTCGCAAGGACAGGGGGTGCAGGGCTGGTGATGAGGTGTCCACAGAGCACCCCCAAATCTCTCCCCAGCGCAGCCTGTGGGGTCACCACTGTGACCTTTGAACTGCCAGAGGGACCCCTAGAGGAGGTCACAATCATAG ACCGGTCTGGTTTGGAGATGCTGATCAAAGACGCCCCAGATGAATGTGCTTTCTACCTGATGAAGGGAGACGGGATGAATGTGCTCACAATCTCTTACTATGCCAAGGATGAAGGCTGTCCTCTTCAAACACAG AACAATACCCTGGTCTTCCATGTGACGTACAAGGACGCAGAGGGACGGCCAGGCTCCATAGAGCAGGGGTGTCTCCCATTCGAACCCCCTGCTGTCTGTGGCCCCTCCAGCATGAGTACAGATCTTCCAGAGGGGCCACTAGACCAGGTCTTCATCCTGG ATGGGAAGAACAACCTGGTTGCTGTGAAGGCCAATGGCAGCTGTGGCTATGGGCTGGTCCAGGGGATTGGGAAGAACTACTTTATGGCTCCTTACGATGCTTGTGATGTGCTGAAACAG AACATTGACGGCCATGTCCATTACTCGCTGTCCGTTTCGTTCTCTGATGTAAACGAGGTGACTCGCTTGAGGCATATGAAGTGCCGTGTCTTGGCTAAGCGTGagatcctccctcctccctctctccctccccacccTGCTGGTGTCTCGGTCTCCTGCAGTGAGGGGTGCATGACGGTGCTGCTGCCTGCCGGTCCCCTCGATCTGGTCAAAGTCAAGG ATGACTCCAATAATctggttggggtgcagtctgcaCCAAGTGCTTGTGGCTACACTCTAGAGGAGAAGGATGGAAAGACTGTCTTCACAGTGTCTTACACAGCCTGCCATGTCAAGACCTTG AATAACTGGTATGTCCTGACGGTGCTCTTCACCCCCTACTCCTCTCGCCAGAGGGAGGTGACGGTATCTTCCTGCCCTGTACCCCCAAATCCCATCCCCCAAGAAG tgtgcACGGCAGACGAGCagtttgtgtttgctgtttacCGCAAGTCTTTCAATCCTGAGGTCAACCCTGCCAGTCTGGCGCTCGCTGGGGACCAGTCCTGCCTCCCAGTTCTCTGCACTCCAGACTATGCCATCTTCAAATTCCCAGTCACTGGCTGTGGGACCCGCACCTTT GTTGTGGGGGAGACTAGAGTCTACCTGGCTGAGGTGCAGAGCTTGATCCAACGCAGGCAGTGGACCTACGGGCTCGTAACCAGCGACAGTCCCTTTAG TCTCCTTGTGGAATGTCGTTATTCTAAAGGGAACGTGGCCAGCACTGGGTTCCTGGTGAAGACCCCCACAGACCTCCGCCCTGCCCCTCACCTGGGGGTGTTTCAGGTGCAGTTACAGATTGCTAAAG atgGGACCTTCTCCCAGTTCTACCCCTCCTCCAGCCTGCCCGTGAGTCTCCTCCTGGGGAGCAGAGTTTACCTTGAGCTGCGTCTGATCAACCCCACTGACCCCAGCCTGGTTCTGCTGGTGCACTACTGCATTGCTTACCCACGCTCCTCCAGTGCTGTGTGGGTGCTGCTGTACCAGGG TTGTCCAAATGTCCTGGATTACGGCAGCTCTGCGTCTCTGCACGTGGACGGCCAGCCCCCCCACTCCAAATTGAGACGACGCTTCAGTCTCCGAACATTCCAGTTCCTGAGCAGTGGGCTAGCCCTGGACGAGGAG ATCTCCTTCATGTGCTCCactgaagtctgttctccagaccaGCGCCGCTGCAATGAGGGTTGCTTTGATGGGAGAG ACACTCCCATCTCGGTCGACCCCAGTATGAGACTGCGCTGTGCTGGTAATCCCTGCCCAGGGAGGGTGATGCTGGAGGGAGCCTAG
- the LOC131699738 gene encoding uncharacterized protein LOC131699738 isoform X1, with protein MKPSRGLDTSYKPPERSKRGYSLTAGTGATSGCGKTTPMCRSGQRMMMLPPCLLVACLLLGFGRAALSWTGETPLLQPGNATPNLDSFHTNSPSEDDDGGETASTGPALKPEDPGLICYEDRMTLKLPGTGVKALRVRVKNRLLPVASLAGFCKYSVTFSGGYSLFTTSFKGCNVKIQEINGISSFVLTVFFARTGGAGLVMRCPQSTPKSLPSAACGVTTVTFELPEGPLEEVTIIDRSGLEMLIKDAPDECAFYLMKGDGMNVLTISYYAKDEGCPLQTQNNTLVFHVTYKDAEGRPGSIEQGCLPFEPPAVCGPSSMSTDLPEGPLDQVFILDGKNNLVAVKANGSCGYGLVQGIGKNYFMAPYDACDVLKQNIDGHVHYSLSVSFSDVNEVTRLRHMKCRVLAKREILPPPSLPPHPAGVSVSCSEGCMTVLLPAGPLDLVKVKDDSNNLVGVQSAPSACGYTLEEKDGKTVFTVSYTACHVKTLNNWYVLTVLFTPYSSRQREVTVSSCPVPPNPIPQEGCLIPAEQQLPCGPSKLSPALCRARGCCMNPKTRRCFYPLEMCTADEQFVFAVYRKSFNPEVNPASLALAGDQSCLPVLCTPDYAIFKFPVTGCGTRTFVVGETRVYLAEVQSLIQRRQWTYGLVTSDSPFSLLVECRYSKGNVASTGFLVKTPTDLRPAPHLGVFQVQLQIAKDGTFSQFYPSSSLPVSLLLGSRVYLELRLINPTDPSLVLLVHYCIAYPRSSSAVWVLLYQGCPNVLDYGSSASLHVDGQPPHSKLRRRFSLRTFQFLSSGLALDEEISFMCSTEVCSPDQRRCNEGCFDGRDTPISVDPSMRLRCAGNPCPGRVMLEGA; from the exons ATGAAGCCCTCGCGCGGTCTCGACACCTCTTATAAACCCCCAGAGCGCAGTAAGCGAGGATACAGCCTGACTGCAGGGACTGGAGCGACAAGTGGCTGCGGGAAAACAACACCAATGTGTCGGAGCGGGCAGAGGATGATGATGCTGCCGCCTTGCTTACTTGTGGCGTGCTTGCTGCTTGGATTCGGCCGGGCCGCCTTGTCTTGGACCGGGGAgaccccgctgctgcagcctgggAATGCGACTCCCAACCTCG ACTCCTTCCACACTAACAGCCCAAGCGAGGATGATGACGGCGGCGAGACAGCCTCCACCGGCCCGGCTCTTAAACCGGAGGATCCCGGATTAATCTGCTACGAGGATAGAATGACACTCAAGCTACCCGGCACTGGCGTGAAGGCGCTCCGTGTGCGAG TGAAGAATCGCCTCCTTCCAGTGGCGAGCCTGGCCGGGTTTTGCAAGTACAGCGTGACGTTTAGTGGGGGCTACAGCTTGTTCACGACGTCATTCAAGGGCTGCAACGTGAAGATACAG GAAATCAACGGGATCTCCTCCTTTGTGCTCACCGTGTTCTTCGCAAGGACAGGGGGTGCAGGGCTGGTGATGAGGTGTCCACAGAGCACCCCCAAATCTCTCCCCAGCGCAGCCTGTGGGGTCACCACTGTGACCTTTGAACTGCCAGAGGGACCCCTAGAGGAGGTCACAATCATAG ACCGGTCTGGTTTGGAGATGCTGATCAAAGACGCCCCAGATGAATGTGCTTTCTACCTGATGAAGGGAGACGGGATGAATGTGCTCACAATCTCTTACTATGCCAAGGATGAAGGCTGTCCTCTTCAAACACAG AACAATACCCTGGTCTTCCATGTGACGTACAAGGACGCAGAGGGACGGCCAGGCTCCATAGAGCAGGGGTGTCTCCCATTCGAACCCCCTGCTGTCTGTGGCCCCTCCAGCATGAGTACAGATCTTCCAGAGGGGCCACTAGACCAGGTCTTCATCCTGG ATGGGAAGAACAACCTGGTTGCTGTGAAGGCCAATGGCAGCTGTGGCTATGGGCTGGTCCAGGGGATTGGGAAGAACTACTTTATGGCTCCTTACGATGCTTGTGATGTGCTGAAACAG AACATTGACGGCCATGTCCATTACTCGCTGTCCGTTTCGTTCTCTGATGTAAACGAGGTGACTCGCTTGAGGCATATGAAGTGCCGTGTCTTGGCTAAGCGTGagatcctccctcctccctctctccctccccacccTGCTGGTGTCTCGGTCTCCTGCAGTGAGGGGTGCATGACGGTGCTGCTGCCTGCCGGTCCCCTCGATCTGGTCAAAGTCAAGG ATGACTCCAATAATctggttggggtgcagtctgcaCCAAGTGCTTGTGGCTACACTCTAGAGGAGAAGGATGGAAAGACTGTCTTCACAGTGTCTTACACAGCCTGCCATGTCAAGACCTTG AATAACTGGTATGTCCTGACGGTGCTCTTCACCCCCTACTCCTCTCGCCAGAGGGAGGTGACGGTATCTTCCTGCCCTGTACCCCCAAATCCCATCCCCCAAGAAG GCTGTCTGATCCCAGCTGAGCAGCAGCTTCCCTGTGGCCCCTCTAAGCTCTCTCCAGCGCTGTGCCGGGCTAGAGGCTGCTGCATGAACCCCAAAACCCGCCGCTGCTTCTACCCTCTAGAGA tgtgcACGGCAGACGAGCagtttgtgtttgctgtttacCGCAAGTCTTTCAATCCTGAGGTCAACCCTGCCAGTCTGGCGCTCGCTGGGGACCAGTCCTGCCTCCCAGTTCTCTGCACTCCAGACTATGCCATCTTCAAATTCCCAGTCACTGGCTGTGGGACCCGCACCTTT GTTGTGGGGGAGACTAGAGTCTACCTGGCTGAGGTGCAGAGCTTGATCCAACGCAGGCAGTGGACCTACGGGCTCGTAACCAGCGACAGTCCCTTTAG TCTCCTTGTGGAATGTCGTTATTCTAAAGGGAACGTGGCCAGCACTGGGTTCCTGGTGAAGACCCCCACAGACCTCCGCCCTGCCCCTCACCTGGGGGTGTTTCAGGTGCAGTTACAGATTGCTAAAG atgGGACCTTCTCCCAGTTCTACCCCTCCTCCAGCCTGCCCGTGAGTCTCCTCCTGGGGAGCAGAGTTTACCTTGAGCTGCGTCTGATCAACCCCACTGACCCCAGCCTGGTTCTGCTGGTGCACTACTGCATTGCTTACCCACGCTCCTCCAGTGCTGTGTGGGTGCTGCTGTACCAGGG TTGTCCAAATGTCCTGGATTACGGCAGCTCTGCGTCTCTGCACGTGGACGGCCAGCCCCCCCACTCCAAATTGAGACGACGCTTCAGTCTCCGAACATTCCAGTTCCTGAGCAGTGGGCTAGCCCTGGACGAGGAG ATCTCCTTCATGTGCTCCactgaagtctgttctccagaccaGCGCCGCTGCAATGAGGGTTGCTTTGATGGGAGAG ACACTCCCATCTCGGTCGACCCCAGTATGAGACTGCGCTGTGCTGGTAATCCCTGCCCAGGGAGGGTGATGCTGGAGGGAGCCTAG
- the LOC117412939 gene encoding uncharacterized protein LOC117412939, whose protein sequence is MKPSRGLDTSYKPPERSKRGYSLTAGTGATSGCGKTTPMCRSGQRMMMLPPCLLVACLLLGFGRAALSWTGETPLLQPGNATPNLDSFHTNSPSEDDDGGETASTGPALKPEDPGLICYEDRMTLKLPGTGVKALRVRVKNRLLPVTSLAGFCKYSVTFSGGYSLFTTSFKGCNVKIQEINGISSFVLTVFFARRGGAGLVMRCPQSTPKPLPSAACGVTTVTFELPEGPLEEVTIIDRSGLEMLIKDAPDECAFYLMKGDGMNVLTISYYAKDEGCPLQTQNNTLVFHVTYKDAEGRPGSIEQGCLPFEPPAVCGPTSMSTDLPEGPLDQVFILDGKNNLVAVKANGSCGYGLVQGIGKNYFMAPYDACDVLKQNIDGHVHYSLSVSFSDVNEVTRLRHMKCRVLAKREVLPPHPAGVSVSCSEGCMTVLLPAGPLDLVKVKDDSNNLVGVQSAPSACGYTLEEKDGKTVFTVSYTACHVKTLNNLYVLTVLFTPYSSRQREVTVSSCPVPPNPIPQEGCLIPAEQQLPCGPSKLSPALCRARGCCMNPKTRRCFYPLEMCTADEQFVFAVYRKFFNPEVNPASLALAGDQSCLPVRCTPDYAIFKFPVTGCGTRTFVVGETRVYLAEVQSLIQRRQWTYGLVTSDSPFSLLVECRYSKGNVASTGFLVKTPTDLRPAPHLGVFQVQLQIAKDGTFSQFYPSSSLPVSLLLGSRVYLELRLINPTDPSLVLLVHYCIAYPRSSSAVWVLLYQGCPNVLDYGSSASLHVDSQPPHSKFRRRFSLRTFQFLSSGLALDEEISFMCSTEVCSPDQRRCNEGCFDGRDTPISVDPSMRLRCAGNPCPGRVLLEGG, encoded by the exons ATGAAGCCCTCGCGCGGTCTCGACACCTCTTATAAACCCCCAGAGCGCAGTAAGCGAGGATACAGCCTGACTGCAGGGACTGGAGCGACAAGTGGCTGCGGGAAAACAACACCAATGTGTCGGAGCGGGCAGAGGATGATGATGCTGCCGCCTTGCTTACTTGTGGCGTGCTTGCTGCTTGGATTCGGCCGGGCCGCCTTGTCTTGGACCGGGGAgaccccgctgctgcagcctgggAATGCGACTCCCAACCTCG ACTCCTTCCACACTAACAGCCCAAGCGAGGATGATGACGGCGGCGAGACAGCCTCCACCGGCCCGGCTCTTAAACCGGAGGATCCCGGATTAATCTGCTACGAGGATAGAATGACACTCAAGCTACCCGGCACTGGCGTGAAGGCGCTCCGTGTGCGAG tgAAGAATCGACTCCTTCCAGTGACGAGCCTGGCCGGGTTTTGCAAGTACAGCGTGACGTTTAGTGGGGGCTACAGCTTGTTCACGACGTCATTCAAGGGCTGCAACGTGAAGATACAG GAAATCAACGGGATCTCCTcctttgttctcaccgtgttctTCGCAAGGAGAGGGGGTGCAGGGCTGGTGATGAGGTGTCCACAGAGCACCCCCAAACCTCTCCCCAGCGCAGCCTGTGGGGTCACCACTGTGACCTTTGAACTGCCAGAGGGACCCCTAGAGGAGGTCACAATCATAG ACCGGTCTGGTTTGGAGATGCTGATCAAAGACGCCCCAGATGAATGTGCTTTCTACCTGATGAAGGGAGACGGGATGAATGTGCTCACAATCTCTTACTATGCCAAGGATGAAGGATGTCCTCTTCAAACACAG AACAATACCCTGGTCTTCCATGTGACGTACAAGGACGCGGAGGGACGGCCAGGCTCCATAGAGCAGGGGTGTCTCCCATTCGAACCCCCTGCTGTCTGTGGCCCCACCAGCATGAGTACAGATCTTCCAGAGGGGCCACTAGACCAGGTCTTCATCCTGG ATGGGAAGAACAACCTGGTTGCTGTGAAGGCCAATGGCAGCTGTGGCTATGGGCTGGTCCAGGGGATTGGGAAGAACTACTTTATGGCTCCTTACGATGCTTGTGATGTGCTGAAACAG AACATTGACGGCCATGTCCATTACTCGCTGTCCGTTTCGTTCTCTGATGTAAACGAGGTGACTCGCTTGAGGCATATGAAGTGCCGTGTCTTGGCTAAGCGTGAGGTCCTCCCTCCCCACCCTGCTGGTGTCTCGGTCTCCTGCAGTGAGGGGTGCATGACGGTGCTGCTGCCTGCCGGTCCCCTCGACCTGGTCAAAGTCAAGG ATGACTCCAATAATctggttggggtgcagtctgcaCCAAGTGCTTGTGGCTACACTCTAGAGGAGAAGGATGGAAAGACCGTCTTCACAGTGTCTTACACGGCCTGCCATGTCAAGACCTTG AATAACTTGTATGTCCTGACGGTGCTCTTCACCCCCTACTCCTCTCGCCAGAGGGAGGTGACGGTATCTTCCTGCCCTGTACCCCCAAATCCCATCCCCCAAGAAG GCTGTCTGATCCCAGCTGAGCAGCAGCTTCCCTGTGGCCCCTCTAAGCTCTCTCCAGCGCTGTGCCGGGCTAGAGGCTGCTGCATGAACCCCAAAACCCGCCGCTGCTTCTACCCTCTAGAGA tgtgcACGGCAGACGAGCagtttgtgtttgctgtttacCGCAAGTTTTTCAATCCTGAGGTCAACCCTGCCAGTCTGGCGCTCGCTGGGGACCAGTCCTGCCTCCCAGTTCGCTGCACTCCAGACTATGCCATCTTCAAATTCCCAGTCACTGGCTGTGGGACCCGCACCTTT GTTGTGGGGGAGACTAGAGTCTACCTGGCTGAGGTGCAGAGCTTGATCCAACGCAGGCAGTGGACCTACGGGCTCGTAACCAGCGACAGTCCCTTTAG TCTCCTTGTGGAATGTCGTTATTCTAAAGGGAACGTGGCCAGCACTGGGTTCCTGGTGAAGACCCCCACAGACCTCCGCCCTGCCCCTCACCTGGGGGTGTTTCAGGTGCAGTTACAGATTGCTAAAG atgGGACCTTCTCCCAGTTCTACCCCTCCTCCAGCCTGCCCGTGAGTCTCCTCCTGGGGAGCAGAGTTTACCTTGAGCTGCGTCTGATCAACCCCACTGACCCCAGCCTGGTTCTGCTGGTGCACTACTGCATTGCTTACCCACGCTCCTCCAGTGCTGTGTGGGTGCTGCTGTACCAGGG TTGTCCAAATGTCCTGGATTACGGCAGCTCTGCGTCTCTGCACGTGGACAGCCAGCCCCCCCACTCCAAATTCAGACGACGCTTCAGTCTCCGAACATTCCAGTTCCTGAGCAGTGGGCTAGCCCTGGACGAGGAG ATCTCCTTCATGTGCTCCactgaagtctgttctccagaccaGCGCCGCTGCAATGAGGGTTGCTTTGATGGGAGAG ACACTCCCATCTCGGTCGACCCCAGTATGAGACTGCGCTGTGCTGGTAATCCCTGCCCGGGGAGGGTGCTGCTGGAGGGAGGCTAG